In one Pseudomonas sp. Bout1 genomic region, the following are encoded:
- a CDS encoding LysR substrate-binding domain-containing protein: MKRLPPLPALHTFWVTAQCCNFTRAAEQLHITQGAVSRQVAGLENHLGYPLFQRQARGLSLTEEGREWSLRAQQVFGLIGDAVEQIGTRRETLQLKASTCVMRWLLPRLMQWQQERPDVPVELTTTVAYSVDFRREQFDAAVIYAPIAEQSAQARHLFDEQLTPVCAPALLAGLHTPADLQQQVLLHPTRDERDWALWLKAAHTRLSNLAQGHHFETLDLAMTVASQGSGVAIGDSALIGEDLKAGRLATPFELRVPTGMGYYLVYPPGTQLSAGLEQLMDWLVGQAQPPAP; encoded by the coding sequence ATGAAACGCCTTCCCCCGTTGCCGGCCCTGCACACCTTTTGGGTCACGGCCCAGTGCTGCAACTTCACCCGTGCCGCAGAGCAACTGCACATCACCCAGGGTGCGGTGAGCCGGCAGGTTGCCGGGCTGGAAAACCATTTGGGTTACCCACTGTTTCAGCGCCAGGCCAGGGGCTTGAGCCTGACCGAGGAAGGGCGCGAATGGTCCCTGCGGGCGCAGCAGGTGTTCGGCTTGATCGGCGACGCGGTGGAGCAGATCGGCACCCGCCGCGAGACCTTGCAGCTCAAGGCCTCGACCTGTGTGATGCGTTGGCTGCTGCCGCGCCTGATGCAGTGGCAACAGGAGCGTCCGGACGTGCCGGTGGAACTGACGACCACCGTGGCCTACAGCGTCGACTTTCGCCGCGAGCAATTCGATGCCGCGGTGATTTACGCGCCCATAGCGGAGCAGTCGGCCCAGGCGCGGCATCTGTTTGACGAGCAACTGACACCAGTGTGCGCGCCGGCCTTGCTCGCGGGCTTGCACACGCCTGCAGACTTGCAGCAACAGGTGCTGTTGCACCCCACGCGGGATGAGCGGGATTGGGCGTTGTGGTTGAAGGCGGCGCATACGCGCTTGAGCAATCTTGCCCAGGGCCATCATTTTGAAACGCTGGATTTGGCGATGACAGTTGCGTCCCAGGGTTCTGGCGTGGCAATCGGCGACAGCGCGCTGATTGGCGAGGACCTCAAGGCGGGGCGGTTGGCGACGCCGTTTGAACTGCGGGTGCCGACGGGGATGGGCTATTACCTGGTGTACCCGCCGGGGACGCAACTTTCGGCGGGGCTGGAGCAGCTTATGGACTGGCTGGTGGGCCAGGCGCAACCGCCTGCACCTTGA
- a CDS encoding NAD(P)-dependent oxidoreductase, with amino-acid sequence MSKIAIIGATGRAGSQLLEEALRRGHTVTAIARNTDKIDVRPGVTVKQVDALDAQALEQAISGHDVVISAAHFATLPPEAVIYPVKKSAVKRLLVVGGAGSLLLSGGTKVIDSPGFPEEYKTEASAGSIFLDTLRQENELDWTFLSPSAEFTETPRTGKFRLGQDELLVSSEGRSWISFADFAIALIDEVETPRHSRKRFTVGY; translated from the coding sequence ATGAGCAAGATCGCAATCATTGGTGCCACCGGTCGTGCCGGTAGCCAACTGCTGGAAGAAGCGTTGCGTCGGGGGCACACCGTCACGGCCATCGCCCGTAATACCGACAAGATCGACGTGCGCCCTGGGGTGACCGTCAAGCAAGTCGACGCACTGGACGCACAGGCCCTGGAACAGGCCATCAGCGGCCATGACGTGGTGATCAGCGCGGCGCATTTCGCTACCCTGCCGCCTGAAGCCGTGATCTATCCGGTGAAAAAATCCGCAGTGAAGCGCCTGCTGGTGGTGGGCGGTGCCGGTTCGCTGCTGTTGTCGGGCGGCACCAAGGTGATCGACAGCCCGGGCTTCCCCGAGGAGTACAAGACCGAAGCCAGCGCCGGCAGCATTTTCCTCGACACCTTGCGCCAGGAAAACGAGCTGGACTGGACCTTCCTGTCGCCTTCGGCCGAGTTCACCGAAACCCCGCGCACCGGCAAATTCCGCCTGGGCCAGGATGAGTTGCTGGTGAGCAGTGAAGGCCGCAGTTGGATCAGCTTTGCCGACTTTGCAATTGCGCTGATTGATGAAGTGGAAACACCGCGGCATTCGCGTAAGCGGTTCACCGTCGGTTATTAA
- a CDS encoding MBL fold metallo-hydrolase: protein MFGFSPLKRVALAAVTLAFAAHAVAADLTLDAYNPGESAMMPVTSVLVSGEKDAILVDAQFGKTQAEQLVQKIRASGKRLTTIYISHGDPDYYFGLDTLTAAFPKANIVAPQPVVDHIKATVEAKLAFWGPKLGADKPAKAVIPQVLKGHSLTLEGKQLEVIGLDGAQPDRSFVWIPSIKAVVGGVVVAENIHVWMADTQTAKSHTDWLATLQRIQDLKPRTVIPGHYLGTPSLNSVAFTADYIKAFDEETAKAKDSAALISAMKKRYPNLGDESTLELGAKVAKGEMQW, encoded by the coding sequence ATGTTTGGATTCTCCCCGCTCAAGCGCGTGGCCCTGGCCGCCGTCACCTTGGCTTTCGCCGCCCACGCCGTGGCTGCCGACTTGACCCTCGACGCCTACAACCCGGGTGAATCGGCAATGATGCCGGTCACCTCGGTACTGGTCAGCGGTGAGAAAGACGCGATTTTGGTGGACGCCCAATTCGGCAAGACCCAGGCCGAGCAACTGGTGCAAAAAATCCGCGCCAGCGGCAAGCGCCTCACCACCATCTACATCAGCCACGGCGACCCCGACTACTACTTCGGCCTCGACACACTGACTGCCGCCTTTCCGAAGGCCAACATCGTGGCGCCGCAGCCGGTGGTGGACCATATCAAGGCCACCGTTGAAGCCAAACTGGCGTTCTGGGGCCCGAAACTGGGCGCCGACAAGCCAGCCAAAGCCGTCATTCCCCAGGTACTCAAGGGCCACAGCCTGACCCTGGAAGGCAAGCAACTGGAAGTGATCGGCCTGGACGGTGCACAACCGGACCGCAGCTTCGTGTGGATCCCGTCGATCAAGGCGGTGGTCGGTGGTGTAGTCGTCGCTGAAAACATCCACGTGTGGATGGCCGATACACAGACCGCCAAATCCCACACCGATTGGCTGGCGACCTTGCAACGTATCCAGGATTTGAAACCGCGCACGGTGATTCCGGGTCACTACCTGGGTACACCTTCGCTCAACTCCGTGGCGTTCACCGCCGACTACATCAAGGCATTTGACGAAGAAACCGCCAAGGCCAAGGACTCTGCCGCGCTGATCAGCGCGATGAAAAAGCGTTACCCGAACCTGGGCGACGAAAGCACCCTGGAACTGGGCGCCAAAGTCGCCAAGGGCGAAATGCAGTGGTGA
- a CDS encoding LysR family transcriptional regulator, translating into MDRLQAMRVFVAVVDLGSQSAAADHLDLSRPVVSRYLAELEDWVGARLMHRTTRKLSLTAAGSETLPRCRQMLELCSDMQAAVSEPDEAPRGLLRLSVSTSFGQAQLADAMAEYVKRYPLVSIDMQMLDRTVNLVDERIDLAIRTSFELDPNLIARRLTLCRSVICASPAYLLEHPQPRRVQDLARHNCLTHSYFGKSLWHFMENGEPVSVPVQGNISANEASTLLRVTLAGAGVSRLPSYQAGDYIRSGELIRLLPEAEPQQMNIYAVYASRKHMPSTLRSLLDFLVLRFAQEPVWDVGL; encoded by the coding sequence ATGGATCGTCTTCAGGCAATGCGCGTGTTTGTGGCCGTGGTGGACCTGGGCAGCCAATCGGCGGCGGCCGACCACCTGGACCTGTCGCGGCCGGTGGTTTCACGCTACCTGGCGGAGCTGGAAGACTGGGTCGGTGCGCGGCTGATGCACCGCACCACCCGCAAGCTCAGTCTGACCGCGGCCGGCAGCGAAACCTTGCCCCGTTGCCGGCAGATGCTGGAGTTGTGCAGCGACATGCAGGCCGCCGTCAGCGAACCGGACGAAGCGCCCCGAGGCCTGCTGCGCCTGAGTGTCAGCACCTCGTTCGGCCAGGCACAGCTGGCCGACGCCATGGCCGAATACGTCAAGCGCTACCCCTTGGTCAGTATCGACATGCAGATGCTCGACCGTACGGTGAACCTGGTGGATGAGCGCATCGACCTGGCGATCCGCACCAGCTTTGAACTGGACCCCAACCTGATCGCTCGCCGCCTTACGCTGTGCCGCTCGGTGATCTGCGCCTCGCCCGCTTATCTGCTGGAGCATCCGCAGCCTCGGCGGGTGCAGGACCTGGCCCGGCACAACTGCCTGACCCATTCCTACTTCGGCAAAAGCCTGTGGCACTTCATGGAAAACGGCGAGCCGGTGTCGGTGCCGGTGCAGGGCAATATCAGCGCCAACGAGGCGAGCACCTTATTGCGGGTGACGCTGGCCGGTGCCGGAGTGTCGCGGCTGCCGAGCTATCAGGCGGGCGACTACATTCGCAGCGGCGAATTGATTCGCCTGCTGCCTGAGGCCGAGCCGCAGCAGATGAACATCTACGCGGTGTATGCCTCGCGCAAACACATGCCTTCAACGCTGCGCAGCCTGCTGGATTTTCTGGTGCTGAGGTTTGCGCAGGAGCCGGTGTGGGACGTCGGCCTCTGA
- a CDS encoding helix-turn-helix domain-containing protein, with protein MTKTASAAIPVFKLYGESQQWPTPDLLHCETISRRSREYQWEIQPHRHADLCQLLYVHKGQAQLEIEGQRSTLNESTLQVLPPLCVHGFRFSENVEGFVVTLAAPLMAHLQGQLGAALDGLNSLGTYPAGSDSDYLNSLFARLQDEYANDQPARDMMMHALVSVLLVWISRQAIQRRHPRAPRGREYFRRFTQLVEQHYREHPKIEDLAHKLGISVSHLNGTCRELGGQPALQIMHDRQLLEAKRLLTYTSMTINEMSEVLGFSDPTNFSRLFRRRVGFSPKAFREQLKADQHTSEVS; from the coding sequence ATGACCAAAACTGCCAGTGCCGCGATTCCAGTGTTCAAACTCTACGGTGAGAGCCAGCAATGGCCGACCCCGGATTTGTTGCACTGCGAAACCATCTCCCGGCGCAGCCGTGAGTATCAGTGGGAAATCCAACCCCACCGGCACGCCGACCTGTGCCAATTGCTGTACGTGCACAAAGGCCAGGCACAGTTGGAGATCGAGGGCCAGCGCAGCACCCTGAACGAATCGACGCTGCAGGTGCTGCCGCCGCTATGCGTGCATGGGTTTCGGTTCTCGGAAAACGTCGAAGGGTTTGTGGTCACCCTGGCGGCGCCGCTGATGGCCCATTTGCAGGGGCAACTGGGCGCGGCGCTGGATGGCCTGAATAGCCTGGGCACCTACCCTGCCGGCAGCGACAGTGACTACCTCAACAGCCTGTTTGCGCGTTTGCAGGATGAGTACGCCAACGATCAACCGGCGCGGGACATGATGATGCACGCGCTGGTCAGCGTATTGCTGGTGTGGATCAGCCGCCAGGCCATCCAGCGCCGCCACCCACGGGCGCCTCGGGGTCGCGAATACTTCCGCCGGTTCACCCAGTTGGTGGAGCAGCATTACCGCGAACACCCGAAAATCGAAGACCTGGCCCACAAGCTCGGGATCTCGGTCTCACACCTTAACGGTACGTGTCGGGAATTGGGCGGGCAGCCGGCGCTGCAGATCATGCACGACCGCCAATTGCTGGAAGCCAAGCGCCTGCTGACCTACACCAGCATGACCATCAATGAGATGTCGGAGGTCTTGGGGTTTTCCGACCCGACCAACTTCTCGCGGCTGTTTCGCCGGCGCGTCGGGTTCTCCCCGAAAGCGTTTCGGGAGCAGTTGAAAGCCGACCAGCACACTAGCGAAGTGAGCTGA
- the pobA gene encoding 4-hydroxybenzoate 3-monooxygenase — protein MKTQVAIIGAGPSGLLLGQLLHSAGIETLVLERQTPDYVQGRIRAGVLEQGMVDLLRQAGVSARMDAEGLVHDGFELALNGQLTHIDLKALTGGKTVMIYGQTEVTRDLMAARQASGATTVYEARNVQPHDLKSTAPWLSYEHAGEQYRLECDYIAGCDGFHGVARQSIPVEALKIFERVYPFGWLGILADTPPIHDELVYAKHARGFALCSMRSPTRSRYYLQVPADESVEGWSDERFWDELKTRLPASLAGQLVTGPSIEKSIAPLRSFVVEPMQYGRLFLLGDAAHIVPPTGAKGLNLAASDVSTLFNILLKVYREGRVELLEKYSQICLRRVWKAERFSWWMTSMLHQFPEADGFSQRIAQSELEYFVDSEAGRRTIAENYVGLPYEAIG, from the coding sequence CTGAAAACCCAAGTCGCCATCATTGGCGCCGGTCCCTCCGGGCTGCTGCTTGGCCAACTGCTGCACAGCGCCGGGATTGAAACCCTGGTGCTTGAGCGCCAAACACCGGATTACGTGCAAGGCCGCATCCGGGCCGGGGTGCTGGAGCAAGGCATGGTCGACCTGTTGCGCCAGGCCGGCGTGAGTGCGCGGATGGATGCTGAAGGCCTGGTGCATGATGGCTTTGAGCTGGCGCTGAACGGGCAACTGACCCATATCGACCTCAAGGCGCTGACCGGCGGCAAGACGGTGATGATCTACGGCCAGACCGAGGTCACCCGCGACCTGATGGCGGCGCGCCAGGCCAGCGGTGCCACCACGGTGTACGAAGCCCGCAACGTGCAACCCCATGACTTGAAAAGTACAGCGCCATGGCTGAGCTACGAACATGCCGGCGAGCAGTATCGGCTGGAGTGCGATTACATCGCCGGCTGCGACGGTTTCCACGGTGTGGCACGTCAGTCGATTCCCGTCGAGGCGTTGAAAATCTTTGAGCGGGTGTACCCGTTTGGCTGGCTTGGTATCCTCGCCGACACCCCGCCGATCCATGATGAACTGGTGTACGCCAAACACGCGCGCGGCTTTGCTTTGTGCAGCATGCGTTCACCGACTCGCAGCCGCTATTACCTGCAAGTGCCAGCCGATGAGTCGGTTGAAGGCTGGTCCGATGAGCGCTTTTGGGATGAACTTAAAACCCGCTTGCCCGCGTCACTGGCCGGGCAACTGGTGACCGGCCCGTCCATCGAAAAAAGCATCGCGCCACTGCGCAGCTTCGTGGTGGAGCCGATGCAGTACGGCCGCCTGTTCCTGCTCGGCGACGCCGCGCACATCGTACCGCCTACCGGCGCCAAGGGCTTGAACCTGGCGGCCAGCGATGTCAGCACCTTGTTCAACATCCTGCTCAAGGTGTACCGCGAGGGCCGTGTGGAGTTGCTGGAAAAATACTCACAGATTTGCCTGCGACGAGTCTGGAAGGCCGAACGGTTTTCCTGGTGGATGACCTCGATGTTGCATCAGTTTCCTGAGGCTGATGGCTTCAGCCAACGCATTGCCCAGAGCGAACTGGAGTATTTCGTCGACTCCGAAGCCGGGCGTAGAACCATTGCAGAAAATTACGTCGGGCTTCCTTACGAGGCTATCGGATAG